The proteins below come from a single Kitasatospora sp. NBC_00315 genomic window:
- a CDS encoding amino acid adenylation domain-containing protein, with translation MSTTTQGSGLDLIRKIRSLPAKRQRALIAMLKQQGVDLSALDTIARLPRSAEEPVQLSFTQQRLWFLAQLDGTSAAYNIPMATRLRGHLDRPALLRALAEVVQRHEALRTRFVDHDGVPYQLIGDGRDIVVGEEELADPADLPLVCAREAAEPFDLEHDPLIRVRLLRQSEQEHVLLVTMHHGVSDGWSVGVLVRDLIALYGAFSAGLPSPLQPLPVQYADYAHWQREWLAGDVRTRQVEYWKKQLAGVDPRLSLPADRERPAVKTYHGARESFRCPAELLERLREVGKEYDVTLYMTLLAAYSLVLHRYTNQSEIAVGTVVANRNRIEVEGLIGFFANTLVMCADLSGDPTFPELLAQVKRTALDAYDHQDVPFEAVVDALQLERSLSHSPVFQTMLVLQEAQTDRETRLGDLEVSPVEFDVDITKFDVTLDLRETPDGLLGTVEYNTDLFDRATVRRFIGHFTELLASVAADPTAPASRLAMTGAAERRQVLEEWNDTRRPYSDDRCLHQLFEDEVRRHPGRTALVDAERSWSYAELNAWANRIGHALRARGVGPDSLVGLSARRSAEMVAGILGALKAGGAYMPIEPSYPADRIAELVEVSGVQVVLTQPDLDQEPLKGAAHLLTLHRDGAVRDRDGEEAAPRADDGSDLPAAGLGPEHLAYVIHTSGSTGRPKGVMIEHRAAVNRIEWMQNEYRLTEDDVVLQKTPYSFDVSVWEFFWPLLFGARLAVAEPDGHKDPAYLVAAVQEFGVTTLHFVPSMLRSIVEEPGWSRCTSVRQVFCSGEALPAELCARHHERHPALLHNLYGPTEAAVDVSHWTCPPGPAPRTVPIGRPIQNIQLHVLNEALEPQGIGCVGQLYIAGDGLARGYLHQPELTRERFVPNPFAGDPAARMYRTGDLARRLPDGALEYLGRIDDQVKLRGFRIEPGEIEHRLTEHPAVRSCAVVVREDQPGNPRLVAYTVLADEPALADHHGELTRHLEQSLPEYMVPGAFVVLDALPVTAHGKLDRRALPAPDIEAFAQRAYTAPRTATERLLAGLWAELLGFEEERVGADDNFFALGGHSLLITVLVARLKAAGLRATVRAVFGAPTLAGLATSLDAAQDGTDYSVPPNPIGPGCERITPELLPLITLSQEQIDEIVATVPGGAPNVQDVYPLVSTQEGILFHHLMDPSNDPYLVSTLYVADDEGACAAFGEALQALVDRHDVMRTAVLTAGLPEPVQVVHRSARPAVERVRLDPDADAEQQARELLGRPAPLALDRAPLLRLVIAEDPGSERRYLLLTAHHLIEDATSLRLTLQELGIHMAGRAEHLEPAPPYRDFVAHTLHQPVPDVEAHFRSVLGDVTEPTTPFGLTDVRGDARRMRQLRRPLPPGLTRDLRAQAQRLRISPAGLFHAAWACVVAATSGRDDVVFGTVLSGRLQGVPGVERMLGNFINTLPLRARLAGRTVRELIADVDAGLQELIVREQSPLGLVQRCSGLDGDAPLFSAVVNFRHFEAGHGGPAAPRIDDRGVRFVAAADGINYPLTVSLDDFGTELSLDILVDEEVACEAVADHVETALSGIVGALAADDGAGTAALDIEVLPATERRRLLTTWSGPVAAVPDASLPELIERQAARSPEAVAVSAAEGELTYAELNERANRLARVLLERGVGPGGFAGVVLPRGIDLIVAFVAVLKAGAAYLPIDPEYPQERIDFILDDTRPVVVLTDRATAPALHGALLELDAPATRALLADAAADNPGDADRPAPLTRETPAYVVYTSGSTGRPKGVVLPARVLANLLDWSAGVFPAEPGSRVSQFSAVSFDMSEYELLNALLQGKTLCVPGSETRLDPAQLAQWLERERITEFFAPNLVIAAVYEAAVEQGLRLDSLRHVLQAGEALQLTTQVREFHAARPLLRLHNQYGPSETHVVTAATLPADVAEWPAAAPLGRPIQNTRAYVLDQRLRPAPVGVAGELHLAGDGLAHGYLNRSDLTAQRFLDNPFGEPGERMYRTGDVARWRGDGTLEYLGRADDQVKVRGFRVEPGEIENALHAHPAVHSAVVLPRESGNTRTLVAYTRPTPQWLDAAAEEQNAGHLDRWRQFFEERYADARPAPDPSAGGAGRLDAALRAVEALRPERVLEIGCGTGELLLRYAQGCASVHAVDLSAAALDHVRRGVEQRGWSHVTLSRGDALSVADLPEGGFDTIVLDSVVQYFPNRPYLERTIAGLLPLLEEGGRILLGGVRDLDLFAAELCAAERARADAAGTAGALAEQVQRARREETGLLVSPSWFARLTERFPELAAVDLPLRRDAGPGGRSAYGYDVVLTKGAAAPAGAHPWLEAATPARLRALLDGATPDRFGVSGLTDPRVAEDVAISEGLARRPAGHEVEPLPAGSALSEQAAADDRELEAVLRHAEDLGYRVAATRSQNRADGLDLVFGRGELPPVRARAPYRASHLANSPQLRGLGPAMARMLKEHLSARLPDYMVPGVFVVLDELPVTPNGKVDKRALPAPHEDDLVKEVYVAPRTEAERTLCRIVEEVLGISSVGLQDTFFDLGGHSLLATRLTLRVRKETGLELPLQLVFNGATVAELAEALEREPAARESIPLLPAVAAAEGEEAPLSLQQKDLWFLGRPEHLGTAYDNVQMAFRIDGPLDRDAYTRSVLALVERHAVLRTGYVRREGVVTQRVNGADGFAVTVLPVADEDAVAEWLRAERLRPFAPEDRHPLRVHLLARSEQEHVVVLTRPWGIFDGWSVSIVLSELLTLYRALSGSGEPLPEPLPLQYADYARWQSRAVGAPELERQQEYWRRQLDGLPACLSLRADYPRCPVKSYQGAAAQFQVPLDLLTGLQRLGQERGVTLYMTLLSAFAVLLGGRTEDRELAIGSPVTNRSGAELEQLVGYFVNTVVMRLDVAPDRAFTEVLTQARQVTAEAHEQRDLPFVDLVRALVPEPDPSHSPLFQAAFNLIPAPVQAPRAEGEGEGGVGSGGEGGDGGFADLAVRQLHTGSGTAKYDLNLVVQEAASGLHGYLEYSTDLFARGTAESLAGSYERLLRAIVAQPEAGLAELRAAAAAGPDGATAGTTAGTTETGTTETGTTEPGATEPEDGTGRPDPGVAGDPAEAGERVERV, from the coding sequence ATGAGTACCACCACTCAAGGCAGCGGGCTGGACCTGATCCGGAAGATCCGCTCGCTGCCCGCCAAACGGCAGCGTGCCCTGATCGCCATGCTCAAGCAGCAGGGCGTGGACCTCTCCGCACTCGACACCATCGCGCGGCTCCCCCGCTCGGCGGAGGAACCGGTCCAGCTCTCCTTCACCCAGCAGCGCCTGTGGTTCCTGGCGCAGCTGGACGGGACCAGCGCGGCGTACAACATCCCGATGGCCACCCGGCTGCGCGGGCACCTCGACCGGCCCGCCCTGCTGCGGGCGCTGGCGGAGGTGGTGCAGCGGCACGAGGCGCTGCGCACCCGCTTCGTCGACCACGACGGCGTGCCGTACCAGCTCATCGGCGACGGCCGGGACATCGTGGTCGGCGAGGAGGAGCTCGCCGATCCGGCGGACCTGCCGCTGGTCTGCGCCCGGGAGGCGGCCGAACCCTTCGACCTGGAGCACGACCCGCTGATCCGGGTCCGGCTGCTGCGGCAGTCCGAGCAGGAGCACGTCCTGCTGGTGACCATGCACCACGGTGTCTCGGACGGCTGGTCGGTCGGCGTCCTGGTCCGCGATCTGATCGCCCTCTACGGGGCGTTCAGCGCGGGGCTGCCCTCGCCGCTGCAGCCGCTGCCCGTCCAGTACGCGGACTACGCGCACTGGCAGCGCGAGTGGCTCGCCGGCGACGTGCGGACGCGCCAGGTCGAGTACTGGAAGAAGCAGCTCGCCGGCGTCGACCCCAGGCTGTCGCTGCCCGCCGACCGGGAGCGTCCGGCGGTCAAGACCTACCACGGGGCGCGCGAGTCCTTCCGCTGCCCGGCCGAGCTGCTGGAGCGGCTGCGGGAGGTCGGCAAGGAGTACGACGTCACGCTGTACATGACGCTCCTCGCGGCCTACTCCCTGGTGCTGCACCGCTACACGAACCAGAGCGAGATCGCGGTCGGCACGGTCGTGGCGAACCGCAACCGGATCGAGGTGGAGGGGCTGATCGGCTTCTTCGCCAACACCCTGGTGATGTGCGCCGACCTGTCGGGCGATCCGACCTTCCCCGAGCTGCTGGCCCAGGTGAAGCGGACCGCGCTCGACGCCTACGACCACCAGGACGTGCCCTTCGAGGCCGTGGTCGACGCCCTGCAGCTGGAGCGCAGCCTCAGCCACTCGCCGGTCTTCCAGACCATGCTGGTGCTCCAGGAGGCGCAGACCGACCGGGAGACCAGGCTCGGAGACCTGGAGGTGTCGCCGGTCGAGTTCGACGTCGACATCACCAAGTTCGACGTCACGCTGGACCTCCGGGAGACGCCGGACGGGCTGCTCGGCACGGTCGAGTACAACACCGACCTCTTCGACCGGGCGACCGTCCGCCGCTTCATCGGGCACTTCACCGAGCTGCTGGCGTCCGTCGCGGCCGATCCGACGGCCCCCGCCTCCCGGCTGGCCATGACCGGCGCGGCCGAACGCCGCCAGGTCCTGGAGGAGTGGAACGACACCCGCCGGCCCTACTCCGACGACCGCTGCCTGCACCAGCTGTTCGAGGACGAGGTGCGGCGCCACCCCGGGCGCACCGCGCTGGTCGACGCCGAACGCTCCTGGAGCTACGCGGAGCTCAACGCCTGGGCGAACCGGATCGGCCACGCCCTGCGCGCGCGGGGGGTCGGCCCCGACAGCCTGGTCGGCCTGAGCGCGCGGCGCTCGGCCGAGATGGTCGCCGGCATCCTCGGCGCCCTCAAGGCCGGCGGCGCCTACATGCCGATCGAGCCCTCCTACCCGGCCGACCGCATCGCGGAGCTGGTCGAGGTTTCCGGCGTCCAGGTGGTGCTCACCCAGCCGGACCTGGACCAGGAGCCGCTGAAGGGCGCGGCGCACCTGCTGACCCTGCACCGCGACGGCGCGGTCCGCGACCGCGACGGCGAGGAGGCCGCCCCCCGGGCGGACGACGGGAGCGACCTGCCGGCGGCCGGACTCGGCCCGGAGCACCTGGCGTACGTCATCCACACCTCCGGCTCCACCGGACGCCCCAAGGGCGTCATGATCGAGCACCGGGCGGCCGTCAACCGCATCGAGTGGATGCAGAACGAGTACCGCCTGACCGAGGACGACGTCGTCCTGCAGAAGACCCCCTACAGCTTCGACGTCTCGGTCTGGGAGTTCTTCTGGCCGCTGCTCTTCGGGGCCCGGCTGGCCGTCGCCGAACCGGACGGGCACAAGGACCCGGCCTACCTGGTCGCCGCCGTCCAGGAGTTCGGCGTGACCACCCTGCACTTCGTGCCGTCCATGCTGCGCTCGATCGTGGAGGAGCCCGGCTGGTCCCGGTGCACCTCCGTGCGCCAGGTGTTCTGCAGCGGCGAGGCCCTGCCCGCGGAGCTGTGCGCCCGCCACCACGAGCGGCACCCGGCGCTCCTGCACAACCTGTACGGCCCCACCGAGGCGGCCGTGGACGTCAGCCACTGGACCTGCCCGCCGGGCCCGGCGCCGCGCACCGTCCCGATTGGCCGGCCGATCCAGAACATCCAGCTGCACGTGCTGAACGAGGCGCTGGAGCCCCAGGGCATCGGGTGCGTCGGCCAGCTCTACATCGCCGGCGACGGCCTGGCCCGGGGCTACCTGCACCAGCCCGAGCTGACCCGCGAGCGGTTCGTGCCGAACCCCTTCGCGGGCGACCCCGCGGCGCGGATGTACCGCACCGGCGACCTCGCGCGCAGGCTGCCCGACGGCGCTTTGGAGTACCTGGGCCGGATCGACGACCAGGTCAAGCTGCGCGGCTTCCGGATCGAGCCGGGTGAGATCGAGCACCGGCTGACCGAGCACCCCGCCGTCCGCTCCTGCGCGGTGGTGGTCCGCGAGGACCAGCCCGGCAACCCCCGGCTGGTGGCGTACACGGTGCTCGCCGACGAGCCCGCTCTCGCCGACCACCACGGCGAGCTCACCCGCCACCTCGAACAGAGCCTGCCCGAGTACATGGTTCCCGGCGCCTTCGTGGTGCTGGACGCGCTGCCCGTCACCGCCCACGGCAAGCTCGACCGCAGGGCGCTGCCCGCGCCCGACATCGAGGCCTTCGCGCAGCGCGCCTACACCGCGCCCCGGACCGCCACCGAACGGCTGCTGGCCGGCCTGTGGGCCGAGCTGCTCGGCTTCGAGGAGGAGCGGGTCGGCGCCGACGACAACTTCTTCGCGCTCGGCGGCCACTCGCTGCTGATCACCGTCCTGGTCGCCCGGCTCAAGGCCGCCGGCCTGCGGGCCACCGTGCGCGCCGTCTTCGGCGCCCCGACCCTGGCCGGCCTGGCGACGAGCCTGGACGCGGCCCAGGACGGCACGGACTACAGCGTCCCGCCGAACCCGATCGGGCCGGGGTGCGAGCGGATCACCCCGGAGCTGCTCCCGCTGATCACCCTGAGCCAGGAGCAGATCGACGAGATCGTCGCCACGGTGCCCGGCGGCGCACCCAACGTCCAGGACGTCTACCCGCTGGTCTCCACGCAGGAGGGCATCCTCTTCCATCACCTGATGGATCCCTCCAACGACCCGTACCTCGTCTCCACCCTCTACGTCGCCGACGACGAGGGGGCCTGCGCCGCCTTCGGCGAAGCGCTCCAGGCCCTGGTCGACCGGCACGACGTGATGCGCACCGCGGTGCTCACCGCGGGCCTGCCCGAGCCCGTGCAGGTCGTGCACCGCAGCGCCCGGCCGGCGGTGGAGCGCGTGCGCCTGGACCCGGACGCGGACGCGGAGCAGCAGGCGCGCGAGCTGCTGGGCCGGCCCGCTCCGCTCGCCCTGGACCGGGCCCCGCTGCTGCGCCTGGTCATCGCCGAGGATCCGGGCTCCGAGCGGCGCTACCTCCTGCTGACCGCCCATCACCTGATCGAGGACGCCACCTCGCTGCGGCTCACCCTGCAGGAGCTCGGCATCCACATGGCGGGGCGCGCGGAGCACCTGGAACCCGCCCCGCCCTACCGGGACTTCGTCGCCCACACGCTGCACCAGCCGGTGCCGGACGTGGAGGCCCACTTCCGGTCCGTCCTCGGCGACGTCACCGAGCCGACCACGCCGTTCGGGCTGACCGACGTGCGCGGCGACGCCCGGCGGATGCGCCAGCTGCGCCGCCCGCTGCCCCCGGGCCTCACCCGGGACCTGCGCGCCCAGGCCCAGCGGCTGCGGATCAGTCCGGCCGGCCTCTTCCACGCGGCCTGGGCCTGCGTGGTGGCCGCGACCAGCGGACGCGACGACGTGGTGTTCGGCACCGTGCTGTCGGGGCGCCTGCAGGGCGTGCCGGGCGTGGAGCGGATGCTCGGCAACTTCATCAACACGCTGCCGCTGCGGGCACGGCTGGCCGGCCGCACCGTGCGGGAGCTGATCGCGGACGTCGACGCCGGGCTGCAGGAGCTGATCGTCCGCGAGCAGAGCCCGCTGGGCCTGGTGCAGCGGTGCAGCGGCCTGGACGGCGACGCCCCGCTGTTCAGCGCGGTGGTCAACTTCCGACACTTCGAGGCGGGCCACGGCGGACCGGCGGCGCCCCGGATCGACGACCGGGGCGTGCGCTTCGTCGCGGCCGCGGACGGGATCAACTACCCGCTGACGGTGTCGCTGGACGACTTCGGCACCGAACTGTCGCTCGACATCCTGGTCGACGAGGAGGTGGCCTGCGAGGCGGTCGCCGACCACGTCGAGACCGCACTGTCGGGCATCGTCGGCGCACTCGCCGCGGACGACGGCGCCGGCACCGCGGCCCTCGACATCGAGGTGCTGCCGGCCACCGAGCGCCGCCGCCTGCTGACCACCTGGAGCGGTCCGGTGGCGGCGGTGCCCGACGCCTCGCTCCCCGAGCTGATCGAGCGACAGGCCGCCCGCAGCCCCGAGGCGGTCGCGGTCAGCGCCGCCGAGGGCGAGCTGACCTACGCGGAGCTGAACGAGCGGGCCAACCGGCTGGCCCGGGTCCTGCTGGAGCGGGGCGTCGGCCCCGGCGGGTTCGCCGGGGTGGTCCTGCCCCGGGGCATCGACCTGATCGTGGCCTTCGTGGCCGTCCTGAAGGCCGGCGCCGCCTACCTGCCGATCGATCCCGAGTACCCGCAGGAGCGGATCGACTTCATCCTCGACGACACCCGGCCGGTGGTGGTGCTGACCGACCGGGCCACCGCGCCCGCCCTGCACGGCGCGCTGCTGGAGCTGGACGCGCCGGCGACCCGGGCGCTGCTCGCGGACGCCGCCGCCGACAACCCCGGCGACGCCGACCGGCCCGCGCCGCTGACCCGGGAGACCCCCGCGTACGTCGTCTACACCTCGGGCTCCACCGGTCGGCCCAAGGGCGTGGTCCTGCCCGCCCGGGTGCTGGCGAACCTGCTCGACTGGTCCGCCGGCGTCTTCCCGGCCGAGCCGGGTTCACGGGTGTCGCAGTTCAGCGCGGTCAGCTTCGACATGTCCGAGTACGAGCTGCTGAACGCCCTGCTCCAGGGCAAGACGCTGTGCGTGCCGGGCTCGGAGACCCGTCTCGACCCCGCCCAGCTCGCCCAGTGGCTGGAGCGCGAACGGATCACCGAGTTCTTCGCACCCAACCTGGTGATCGCCGCCGTCTACGAGGCCGCCGTCGAGCAGGGTCTGCGACTGGACTCCCTGCGGCACGTCCTGCAGGCCGGCGAGGCATTGCAACTGACCACGCAAGTACGGGAGTTCCACGCGGCCCGGCCTCTGCTGCGACTGCACAACCAGTACGGTCCGTCCGAGACGCACGTGGTCACCGCCGCGACCCTGCCCGCCGACGTGGCCGAGTGGCCCGCCGCCGCGCCGCTCGGCCGGCCGATCCAGAACACCCGCGCCTACGTACTGGACCAGCGACTGCGGCCCGCGCCGGTCGGGGTGGCCGGGGAGCTGCACCTGGCCGGTGACGGCCTTGCGCACGGTTACCTCAACCGCTCCGACCTCACCGCGCAGCGCTTCCTGGACAACCCCTTCGGGGAGCCCGGCGAGCGGATGTACCGCACCGGCGACGTGGCCCGCTGGCGCGGCGACGGCACCCTGGAGTACCTCGGGCGCGCCGACGACCAGGTCAAGGTCCGCGGCTTCCGGGTCGAGCCCGGCGAGATCGAGAACGCGCTGCACGCGCACCCCGCGGTGCACAGCGCGGTCGTCCTCCCGCGCGAGTCCGGCAACACCAGGACGCTGGTGGCCTACACCCGTCCGACCCCGCAGTGGCTGGACGCCGCCGCCGAGGAGCAGAACGCCGGACACCTCGACCGGTGGCGGCAGTTCTTCGAGGAGCGGTACGCCGACGCGCGGCCCGCGCCCGATCCGTCGGCCGGCGGCGCCGGGCGCCTGGACGCCGCCCTGCGGGCCGTCGAGGCACTGCGGCCCGAGCGGGTGCTGGAGATCGGCTGCGGGACGGGGGAGCTGCTGCTGCGCTACGCCCAGGGCTGCGCCTCGGTGCACGCGGTCGACCTCTCGGCCGCGGCGCTGGACCACGTCCGGCGGGGCGTCGAGCAGCGCGGCTGGTCGCACGTCACCCTGAGCCGGGGCGACGCCCTGTCGGTGGCGGACCTGCCCGAGGGGGGCTTCGACACGATCGTGCTCGACTCGGTCGTGCAGTACTTCCCCAACCGCCCCTACCTGGAGCGGACGATCGCCGGGCTGCTGCCGCTGCTGGAGGAGGGCGGCCGGATCCTGCTCGGCGGCGTACGGGACCTGGACCTGTTCGCGGCCGAGCTGTGCGCCGCCGAGCGCGCTCGCGCGGACGCCGCCGGCACGGCCGGCGCGCTCGCCGAACAGGTGCAGCGCGCCCGCCGCGAGGAGACCGGGCTGCTGGTCAGCCCCAGCTGGTTCGCCCGGCTGACCGAGCGCTTCCCGGAGCTGGCCGCCGTCGACCTACCGCTCAGGCGGGACGCCGGCCCGGGCGGACGGTCCGCGTACGGCTACGACGTCGTCCTCACCAAGGGCGCCGCCGCGCCGGCCGGCGCGCACCCCTGGCTGGAGGCCGCCACGCCGGCCCGGCTGCGGGCCCTGCTGGACGGCGCCACCCCCGACCGGTTCGGCGTCAGCGGCCTGACCGACCCCCGGGTCGCCGAGGACGTCGCGATCAGCGAGGGCCTGGCGCGCCGGCCGGCCGGACACGAGGTGGAGCCGCTCCCGGCCGGGTCCGCGCTCTCCGAGCAGGCCGCGGCGGACGACCGGGAGCTCGAAGCCGTGCTGCGCCACGCCGAGGACCTCGGCTACCGGGTGGCCGCCACCCGGTCGCAGAACCGGGCCGACGGGCTGGACCTGGTGTTCGGCCGCGGCGAGCTGCCGCCTGTCCGGGCACGAGCCCCCTACCGGGCGTCGCACCTGGCGAACTCCCCGCAGCTGCGGGGCCTGGGCCCGGCGATGGCCCGGATGCTCAAGGAGCACCTCTCCGCGCGCCTGCCGGACTACATGGTGCCCGGCGTGTTCGTGGTCCTGGACGAGCTCCCGGTCACGCCCAACGGCAAGGTCGACAAGCGGGCACTGCCGGCCCCGCACGAGGACGACCTGGTCAAGGAGGTCTACGTCGCGCCGCGCACGGAGGCCGAGCGGACCCTGTGCCGCATCGTGGAGGAGGTGCTCGGGATCAGCAGCGTCGGGCTCCAGGACACCTTCTTCGACCTCGGCGGACACTCCCTGCTGGCCACCCGGCTCACCCTGCGGGTCAGGAAGGAGACCGGTCTGGAGCTGCCGCTCCAGCTGGTCTTCAACGGCGCCACCGTGGCCGAGCTCGCCGAGGCCCTGGAGCGCGAGCCGGCCGCCCGGGAGAGCATCCCGCTGCTGCCCGCCGTCGCGGCCGCCGAGGGCGAGGAGGCACCGCTGTCGCTCCAGCAGAAGGACCTCTGGTTCCTCGGCCGGCCGGAGCACCTGGGCACGGCGTACGACAACGTCCAGATGGCCTTCCGGATCGACGGCCCGCTGGACCGCGACGCCTACACGCGCAGCGTCCTGGCCCTGGTCGAGCGGCACGCGGTGCTGCGCACCGGCTACGTCCGGCGCGAGGGCGTGGTCACCCAGCGGGTGAACGGCGCCGACGGCTTCGCCGTGACCGTCCTGCCGGTGGCGGACGAGGACGCCGTCGCCGAGTGGCTGCGCGCCGAGCGGCTGCGGCCCTTCGCCCCGGAGGACCGGCACCCGCTGCGGGTGCACCTGCTGGCCCGCTCGGAGCAGGAGCACGTGGTGGTCCTCACCCGGCCCTGGGGCATCTTCGACGGCTGGTCGGTGAGCATCGTGCTGAGCGAACTGCTCACGCTGTACCGGGCGCTGAGCGGCAGCGGCGAGCCGCTGCCGGAGCCGCTGCCGCTCCAGTACGCCGACTACGCCCGGTGGCAGTCGCGTGCGGTCGGCGCCCCCGAGCTGGAGCGCCAGCAGGAGTACTGGCGCCGCCAGTTGGACGGCCTGCCGGCGTGCCTGTCGCTGCGCGCCGACTACCCGCGCTGCCCGGTGAAGTCCTACCAGGGGGCCGCGGCGCAGTTCCAGGTACCGCTGGACCTGCTGACCGGGCTCCAGCGGTTGGGCCAGGAGCGCGGCGTCACGCTCTACATGACCCTGCTGTCGGCCTTCGCGGTGCTGCTGGGCGGCCGGACGGAGGACCGCGAACTGGCCATCGGCTCGCCGGTCACCAACCGCTCCGGGGCCGAACTGGAGCAGCTCGTCGGCTACTTCGTCAACACCGTGGTGATGCGGCTGGACGTGGCCCCGGACCGTGCCTTCACCGAGGTGCTCACCCAGGCCAGGCAGGTCACGGCCGAGGCCCACGAGCAGCGGGACCTGCCGTTCGTCGACCTGGTCCGGGCCCTGGTGCCCGAGCCCGACCCGTCCCACTCCCCGTTGTTCCAGGCCGCGTTCAACCTGATCCCGGCCCCGGTGCAGGCCCCCCGCGCCGAGGGTGAGGGCGAGGGCGGCGTCGGGAGCGGCGGCGAGGGCGGGGACGGCGGCTTCGCGGACCTCGCGGTGCGGCAGTTGCACACCGGCTCCGGCACGGCGAAGTACGACCTCAACCTGGTGGTGCAGGAGGCGGCGTCCGGCCTGCACGGCTACCTGGAGTACAGCACCGACCTGTTCGCCCGTGGGACGGCCGAGAGTCTGGCCGGGTCCTACGAGCGGCTGCTGCGGGCGATCGTGGCGCAGCCGGAGGCCGGACTGGCCGAACTGCGCGCCGCGGCGGCGGCCGGGCCCGACGGTGCGACGGCCGGTACCACGGCCGGTACGACGGAGACCGGCACTACGGAGACCGGCACTACGGAGCCCGGTGCGACGGAGCCCGAGGACGGGACCGGACGGCCCGACCCGGGCGTGGCCGGTGACCCGGCGGAGGCCGGCGAGCGGGTGGAGCGGGTCTGA